A genomic stretch from Sphingomonas faeni includes:
- a CDS encoding transglutaminase family protein codes for MRLSIDHHTIYRFAQPQGRLVQMLRLTPENTHDQTVASWRIDVDCDARLRPGRDGFGNAVTMLYAEGPVEGIEITVKGEVLTSHSDGVLHGVHETLPPALFLRSTEATAPDTAIAKFAVNAAAGARDRIGALHRLNRAFHKRFVFDAGRPEPGRTAAAAFRMESATPRDMAHMFAVAARSLGAPARYVSGYHHNDHEVVHLPTPHGWAEAFVDELGWVGFDPCTGMSPEEHYVRVAMALDAAGAAPIAGSRLGEGGEELDVDVVVQRED; via the coding sequence ATGCGGTTGTCGATCGATCATCACACGATCTACCGCTTCGCGCAGCCGCAAGGCCGGCTTGTGCAGATGCTCCGGCTCACGCCCGAGAACACGCACGACCAAACGGTTGCGTCGTGGCGGATCGACGTCGATTGCGACGCGCGGTTGCGACCGGGGCGGGACGGTTTCGGCAATGCCGTGACGATGTTGTACGCCGAGGGGCCCGTCGAAGGGATTGAGATTACGGTGAAGGGCGAGGTGCTGACCAGCCATTCGGATGGCGTCCTGCACGGGGTGCACGAGACTCTTCCGCCCGCACTGTTCCTCCGGTCCACCGAGGCGACTGCTCCCGACACGGCCATTGCCAAGTTCGCGGTCAATGCTGCCGCGGGCGCCCGCGATCGGATCGGCGCGCTACACCGCTTGAACCGTGCGTTTCACAAGCGGTTCGTCTTCGACGCCGGACGTCCCGAGCCGGGTCGAACGGCAGCCGCCGCTTTCCGCATGGAGAGCGCCACGCCGCGCGACATGGCACACATGTTCGCCGTCGCCGCGCGGTCGCTCGGCGCGCCGGCGCGGTACGTGTCGGGCTATCACCATAACGATCACGAAGTCGTACATCTGCCTACCCCGCACGGCTGGGCCGAAGCGTTCGTCGACGAGCTCGGCTGGGTCGGGTTCGATCCGTGCACGGGCATGTCGCCGGAAGAGCATTACGTCCGCGTGGCGATGGCGCTCGACGCGGCTGGGGCTGCGCCGATAGCGGGTTCGCGATTGGGCGAGGGCGGCGAGGAGCTCGACGTCGACGTGGTGGTCCAGCGCGAGGACTAA
- a CDS encoding alpha-E domain-containing protein, whose product MLSRTASSLYWLGRYFERADFIARLVEATVRLDVLSSQPSGDAAWASALAVTETDEAFAATGVGIGQRDVVRFLTLDSSHPGSIVRCLDMARNNAKAVRTALTREAWTAINRAWLLFENRATPGSTTSQLNLVEAVKNETRGFEGAVHRMLRNQTTWFIRLGQAVERADNTARLLDVKYHILLPEGERLGGAIDRDQWTTILQTVSAVTAYRWLYNDGLRPADVIDLLLARSELPRSLAASVEETVDVLNLLAKRTGNHGEADRMARMRASRMAKTRSGEVIASGLHQYLQAFIAENALLHGAIGRQFKFL is encoded by the coding sequence ATGCTGTCGCGCACGGCATCCTCGCTCTACTGGCTCGGCCGCTATTTCGAGCGCGCCGACTTTATCGCCCGACTGGTCGAAGCTACCGTCCGCCTCGACGTGCTTTCCTCGCAACCCTCGGGCGATGCCGCCTGGGCATCTGCCTTAGCCGTTACCGAGACCGACGAGGCCTTCGCTGCGACCGGCGTGGGGATCGGCCAACGCGACGTCGTTCGGTTCCTGACGCTCGATTCGAGCCATCCGGGTTCGATCGTCCGGTGTCTCGACATGGCGCGCAACAATGCCAAAGCGGTCCGTACCGCTCTGACTCGTGAGGCCTGGACCGCGATAAACCGCGCGTGGCTGCTGTTCGAGAACCGTGCCACGCCGGGCAGCACGACCTCGCAGCTGAACCTCGTCGAGGCGGTCAAGAACGAGACGCGCGGGTTCGAGGGTGCGGTCCACCGCATGCTCCGCAACCAGACGACGTGGTTCATTCGACTTGGGCAGGCAGTCGAGCGCGCTGACAACACCGCGCGGTTGCTCGACGTCAAATACCATATCCTGTTGCCCGAGGGCGAGCGGCTTGGCGGCGCGATCGATCGCGACCAGTGGACGACGATCCTCCAGACAGTGTCCGCGGTCACCGCCTATCGCTGGCTATACAATGACGGGCTTCGTCCTGCCGACGTCATCGACCTGCTACTGGCACGGTCCGAACTGCCGCGCAGTCTGGCCGCGTCGGTTGAGGAGACGGTCGACGTGCTCAACCTGCTCGCCAAGCGGACGGGAAACCATGGCGAGGCCGATCGCATGGCGCGGATGCGCGCGTCGCGGATGGCGAAGACGCGATCGGGCGAGGTTATCGCCTCCGGGCTGCACCAGTATCTGCAGGCGTTCATCGCCGAGAACGCGCTGCTGCACGGTGCGATCGGCCGTCAGTTCAAGTTCCTCTGA
- a CDS encoding amidohydrolase, translating to MLALSAMLLPTPALADGIVDNVNGVTIADGGRVIHFKAILIDKDGRVTRLVPPGEEPPKLSRKELKKNAGKPLYDWRVDMRGKTILPGFVDAHGHVLEMGFGALSLDLSMTKSLEEAKSRIAAYIAGNPDRKWVLGRGWNQEAWGLGRFPTAADLESVSGGHPIWLSRADGHASWANREAMREAGITGSTVSPAGGRIEKTNGAPAGVFVDGAQALIEKVVPQPLPKERDAAFLTAQRILLGYGVTAVADMGTTLDDWLTYRRMADIGGLRVRIMSYAMGVETASRIGGKGPTPWLYNDRLRMGGVKLYADGALGSRGAWLLKPYADAPGQSGIGFLTDDQLQNQMSRAAMDGFQVAVHAIGDKANQMVLDAIQVESETYTGDRRWRIEHAQVIDPADLPRFGKFGTIASMQPTHETSDRTMAEARLGPNRLTGAYAWKSMLTNGAKLAFGTDFPVEKPDPFATWTAAFTRQDADGQPQGGWQPQELVTREQAWWAMTGAAAYAGFAEKQFGALAPGQRADFIVVDRDPTMASPTDLRATKVDETWIGGEKVWTRK from the coding sequence ATGTTAGCGCTGTCGGCGATGCTCCTCCCGACCCCTGCGCTCGCCGACGGGATCGTCGACAACGTCAACGGCGTGACCATCGCTGATGGCGGCCGCGTCATTCACTTCAAGGCGATCCTGATCGACAAGGACGGTCGCGTGACGCGGCTCGTACCGCCCGGCGAAGAGCCGCCCAAGCTCAGTCGCAAGGAACTCAAAAAGAACGCCGGCAAGCCGCTCTACGACTGGCGCGTCGACATGCGCGGCAAGACGATTCTGCCCGGCTTCGTCGACGCGCATGGTCATGTCCTCGAGATGGGCTTCGGGGCGCTGTCGCTCGACCTCTCGATGACCAAGTCGCTCGAAGAGGCGAAATCCCGCATCGCCGCGTACATCGCGGGTAATCCCGATCGAAAGTGGGTTCTGGGCCGCGGCTGGAACCAGGAGGCCTGGGGCCTCGGCCGTTTCCCGACCGCTGCCGATCTCGAATCCGTGTCCGGCGGGCATCCGATCTGGCTGTCGCGCGCGGATGGCCATGCGAGCTGGGCGAACCGCGAGGCCATGCGCGAGGCCGGCATCACCGGGTCGACCGTATCGCCGGCCGGCGGACGCATCGAGAAGACAAATGGTGCGCCTGCTGGCGTGTTCGTCGACGGCGCGCAGGCGTTGATCGAGAAGGTCGTGCCGCAGCCGCTGCCTAAGGAGCGCGATGCCGCATTCCTCACCGCGCAACGAATCCTGCTCGGCTACGGCGTTACTGCGGTGGCGGACATGGGCACGACGCTCGACGACTGGCTGACCTATCGGCGGATGGCGGATATCGGCGGGTTGCGCGTCCGGATCATGAGCTATGCGATGGGTGTCGAGACCGCGAGCCGGATCGGCGGCAAGGGGCCGACGCCGTGGCTGTATAACGACCGCCTGAGGATGGGCGGCGTGAAGCTCTACGCCGACGGTGCGCTGGGCTCGCGCGGCGCGTGGTTGTTGAAGCCCTATGCCGATGCGCCCGGCCAGTCGGGGATCGGCTTCCTTACCGATGATCAGCTGCAGAACCAGATGAGCCGCGCGGCGATGGACGGGTTCCAGGTCGCGGTCCATGCGATCGGCGACAAGGCCAACCAGATGGTGCTGGACGCGATCCAGGTCGAGAGCGAGACCTATACCGGCGACCGTCGCTGGCGGATCGAGCATGCTCAGGTCATCGATCCGGCCGACCTCCCGCGCTTCGGCAAGTTCGGCACGATCGCGTCTATGCAGCCCACGCATGAAACCAGCGACCGGACGATGGCCGAGGCGAGGCTGGGGCCTAACCGGCTGACGGGTGCCTATGCGTGGAAATCGATGCTGACCAATGGCGCCAAGCTCGCGTTCGGGACCGATTTCCCGGTCGAGAAGCCCGATCCGTTCGCGACCTGGACCGCGGCGTTCACGCGGCAGGATGCCGACGGGCAACCGCAGGGCGGATGGCAGCCGCAGGAACTCGTCACGCGCGAACAGGCGTGGTGGGCGATGACCGGTGCTGCGGCCTATGCCGGGTTTGCGGAGAAGCAGTTCGGTGCGCTCGCGCCGGGCCAGCGCGCGGACTTCATCGTCGTCGACCGCGACCCGACGATGGCCTCACCGACCGACCTGCGCGCGACCAAGGTCGACGAGACGTGGATCGGCGGTGAGAAGGTCTGGACGCGCAAGTAA
- a CDS encoding arginyltransferase encodes MTAPFRFPRFFVTSPAPCPYLPDRQERKVFTELTGPHANELNDALGRIGFRRSQGVAYRPSCTGCTACVSVRVVTDEFVPNATQRKLLKRLGDIEVTACRTWATDEQFQLLRRYLGTRHPGGGMAGMDEDDYADMVEHSPVNSVIVEYREPGVDGVPGALIGACLTDRQADGLSMVYSFFAADDARWPGFGNFIIMDHILRARDAGLPYVYLGYWVKGSPRMEYKTRYRPLEVLGPAGWRRLEDADLVPAPARVAVLV; translated from the coding sequence GTGACCGCGCCCTTTCGTTTCCCGCGCTTTTTCGTCACCAGCCCTGCGCCGTGCCCGTATCTGCCGGATCGGCAGGAGCGCAAGGTGTTCACCGAGCTGACCGGTCCGCATGCGAACGAACTGAACGATGCACTCGGGCGGATCGGCTTTCGTCGCAGTCAAGGCGTGGCGTATCGCCCGTCCTGCACAGGATGCACGGCGTGCGTCTCTGTGCGCGTGGTGACCGATGAGTTCGTGCCCAACGCGACGCAGCGCAAATTGCTGAAGCGGCTCGGCGATATCGAGGTGACCGCGTGCAGGACATGGGCAACCGACGAACAGTTCCAGTTGCTCCGCCGCTATCTGGGTACGCGTCATCCCGGTGGCGGCATGGCGGGGATGGACGAGGACGATTACGCCGACATGGTCGAGCATTCGCCGGTCAATTCTGTGATCGTCGAGTACCGCGAACCGGGCGTCGACGGCGTGCCGGGCGCGTTGATCGGCGCCTGCCTGACCGATCGGCAGGCGGACGGGCTGTCGATGGTTTACAGCTTCTTTGCCGCCGACGACGCACGCTGGCCCGGGTTCGGCAACTTCATCATCATGGACCACATCCTGCGCGCGAGAGATGCCGGGCTGCCGTATGTGTATCTTGGATACTGGGTGAAGGGCTCGCCGCGGATGGAGTACAAGACGCGGTATCGGCCGCTGGAGGTCTTAGGACCGGCGGGGTGGCGGCGGCTGGAGGATGCGGATCTCGTGCCGGCACCTGCGAGGGTTGCGGTTTTGGTTTGA
- a CDS encoding NAD(P)-dependent oxidoreductase, which yields MAKLAFIGTGVMGAPMAGHLAAAGHDVTVYNRTQAKALAWADKYGGTVADTPAAAAKDADAVFACVGNDDDLAAVTLGDDGVFATMRDDAVFVDHTTVSASIARRLAGERALVVDAPVSGGQAGAENGKLSIMCGGSAEAMAKAAPFMQAYAARIVHVGEAGAGQTTKMCNQIAIAGVIQGVAESLRFAQNSGLDLDKVFEAISGGAAQSWQMVNRWPTMAKDEFDFGFAVDWMRKDLGLALDEARRNGAVLPVAALVDQFYADVQAMGGARQDTSALVRRLPK from the coding sequence ATGGCAAAACTGGCATTCATCGGAACCGGCGTCATGGGCGCGCCGATGGCGGGACACCTCGCCGCGGCAGGGCACGACGTCACTGTCTATAATCGGACTCAGGCCAAGGCGTTGGCATGGGCCGATAAATATGGCGGCACGGTCGCCGACACGCCGGCCGCCGCTGCGAAGGACGCTGACGCGGTGTTCGCCTGCGTCGGTAACGACGACGATCTTGCCGCTGTCACGTTAGGCGACGATGGCGTGTTCGCGACGATGCGCGACGACGCGGTGTTCGTCGATCACACCACGGTCTCCGCCTCGATCGCACGGCGGCTGGCCGGCGAGCGTGCGCTGGTAGTCGACGCGCCCGTATCGGGCGGTCAGGCCGGCGCGGAGAACGGCAAGCTCTCGATCATGTGCGGCGGCTCGGCCGAGGCGATGGCTAAGGCCGCACCCTTTATGCAGGCCTATGCGGCGCGGATCGTCCATGTCGGTGAAGCCGGCGCGGGCCAGACCACCAAGATGTGCAACCAGATCGCGATCGCCGGCGTGATCCAGGGCGTCGCCGAATCGCTGCGGTTCGCGCAAAACTCCGGGCTCGATCTCGACAAGGTATTCGAAGCGATCTCGGGCGGCGCGGCGCAAAGCTGGCAGATGGTCAATCGCTGGCCGACGATGGCGAAGGACGAGTTCGACTTCGGCTTCGCGGTCGATTGGATGCGCAAGGATCTTGGGCTCGCCCTCGACGAGGCGCGGCGCAACGGCGCGGTGCTGCCGGTCGCGGCACTGGTCGATCAGTTCTACGCGGATGTGCAGGCTATGGGTGGCGCTCGGCAGGACACGAGCGCGCTGGTACGGAGATTGCCGAAGTGA
- a CDS encoding acyl-CoA dehydrogenase family protein yields MPLYLDDDQTALQDTIRDFVAEHAPVSHMRALRDADDKTGFSRDLWKQFAEMGFTGILVGEDQGGLGLGHVEAGVVLEEIGRNLSPSPFLSTAVAAVEALKGTGQAERWFPGIIAGETVAALAIDEGAKHRDTVAMKAERSGNGFKLTGAKRFVTHGHTADLIIVAARTGGSDNDTDGITLFAVPKDTAGLTANAERLADSSLAARLEFEGVEVDADAVIGEVDAGRTPLDRLLRAGRTGASAELLGVGGGAMNMTVGYMKQRKQFGTLIGSFQALQHRAAHLYSEMEVARAAVLKAQQLLDQGSERADEAVSVAKAMTTLATTLSVQEGIQMHGGIGMTDEYDIGFYMKRARVLAEMFGDANFHADRLAIAAGY; encoded by the coding sequence ATGCCACTGTATCTAGACGACGACCAGACCGCCCTTCAGGACACCATTCGCGATTTCGTCGCCGAACACGCGCCGGTCAGCCACATGCGCGCGCTGCGAGATGCGGACGACAAGACAGGCTTCTCGCGCGACCTGTGGAAGCAGTTCGCGGAGATGGGCTTTACCGGCATCCTTGTCGGCGAGGACCAGGGCGGACTCGGGCTCGGCCATGTCGAGGCGGGCGTGGTGCTGGAGGAGATCGGGCGCAATCTGTCGCCCTCCCCGTTCCTGTCCACTGCGGTCGCGGCGGTCGAGGCCCTCAAGGGTACCGGGCAAGCCGAGCGCTGGTTTCCGGGCATCATCGCGGGCGAGACCGTCGCGGCGCTCGCGATCGACGAGGGCGCCAAGCACCGGGACACCGTCGCGATGAAGGCCGAACGCTCGGGCAACGGGTTCAAGCTGACCGGCGCCAAGCGGTTCGTCACGCATGGCCACACCGCCGATCTGATCATCGTTGCCGCGCGTACCGGAGGGTCGGATAACGACACGGACGGTATCACATTGTTCGCGGTGCCGAAGGATACCGCAGGACTGACTGCAAACGCCGAACGCCTCGCGGACTCTAGCTTGGCCGCACGGCTAGAGTTCGAGGGCGTCGAAGTCGATGCGGACGCGGTGATCGGCGAGGTCGATGCCGGCCGTACGCCGCTCGATCGCCTTTTGCGCGCAGGTCGCACCGGTGCGTCCGCAGAATTGCTCGGCGTCGGCGGCGGGGCGATGAACATGACGGTCGGCTACATGAAACAGCGCAAGCAGTTCGGGACGCTGATCGGCAGCTTCCAGGCGCTCCAGCACCGTGCCGCGCATCTGTATTCGGAAATGGAGGTGGCGCGGGCCGCCGTGCTGAAGGCGCAGCAGTTGCTAGACCAAGGCAGCGAGCGGGCGGACGAGGCGGTGTCGGTGGCCAAGGCGATGACGACGCTGGCGACGACGCTCAGCGTGCAGGAGGGCATCCAGATGCACGGAGGCATCGGCATGACCGACGAATACGACATCGGCTTCTACATGAAGCGCGCGCGGGTGCTGGCCGAGATGTTTGGGGATGCGAACTTCCACGCCGATCGGCTGGCGATCGCGGCGGGGTATTGA
- a CDS encoding acyl-CoA thioesterase, with protein MTTDIADTSPEALAQGLVDLLEIEEVDTDLYVGKRQPGGVGRVFGGQVIAQALQAAQRSTDGPKAAHSLHAYFMRPGNEDYPIVYRVVRDFEGRSFATRRVIAMQKGQPILNMAASFQMPEEGLHHQDAMPDVPAPETLRSDRDLRLENIDGIPEKFRAHMLRWRPIEVRPVNPRNWIEPAPQEPNYANWFRLVAPIGDDPAMHRAILAYASDMALLGTALLPHGKNWITPGLQTASLDHSLWLHEDFRADDWLLYACDSPWSGHARGFNRGRIFSRDGRLVASVAQEGLIRMR; from the coding sequence ATGACGACTGATATCGCCGATACCTCACCGGAAGCGCTCGCCCAAGGTCTCGTCGACCTGCTTGAGATCGAGGAGGTCGATACCGATCTCTATGTCGGCAAGCGCCAGCCCGGCGGGGTCGGTCGCGTGTTCGGGGGGCAGGTGATCGCGCAAGCGCTGCAAGCCGCGCAACGCTCCACCGACGGCCCAAAGGCGGCGCATTCGCTGCACGCGTATTTCATGCGGCCGGGGAACGAGGACTATCCGATCGTCTACCGCGTAGTGCGCGATTTCGAGGGGCGTAGCTTCGCAACGCGGCGCGTGATCGCGATGCAGAAGGGACAGCCGATCCTCAACATGGCGGCGTCGTTCCAGATGCCCGAGGAGGGCCTGCACCACCAGGACGCGATGCCCGACGTGCCGGCGCCCGAAACCCTCCGCTCGGACCGCGACCTGCGGCTGGAGAACATCGACGGCATCCCCGAGAAATTCCGCGCGCACATGCTGCGCTGGCGGCCGATCGAGGTGCGGCCGGTCAACCCCCGCAACTGGATCGAGCCCGCCCCGCAGGAGCCGAACTACGCCAACTGGTTCCGCCTGGTCGCGCCGATTGGCGACGATCCGGCGATGCACCGCGCGATCCTCGCCTATGCCTCGGACATGGCGCTGCTCGGTACGGCCCTTCTGCCGCATGGCAAGAACTGGATCACGCCTGGCTTGCAGACCGCCAGCCTCGACCATTCGCTCTGGCTGCACGAGGATTTCCGCGCCGACGACTGGCTACTCTACGCGTGCGACAGCCCGTGGTCGGGTCATGCCCGCGGCTTCAACCGCGGGCGCATTTTCTCCCGCGACGGCCGACTGGTTGCCAGCGTCGCGCAGGAGGGGCTGATCCGGATGCGCTAG
- a CDS encoding acyl-CoA dehydrogenase family protein, which produces MTDLDTFRTETRAWLAENCPPEMRKPVRSEDDVCWGGRQFKPSSPAQKEWLDKMAAKGWTVPDWPKAYGGGGLSPAETKILREEMAAIKARNPLNSFGISMLGPALLKYGTEEQKLDHLTKIARGEIRWCQGYSEPNAGSDLAGLATSAEDKSDHYLVNGQKVWTSYADKADWIFCLVRTDKTSKQGGISFVLFDMASPGVSTKPILLISGNSPFCETFFDNVKVPKVNRVYEENKGWDVAKYLLGHEREMISGMGLASSGGNPLIDGAIATVGLGHDGRLADPLLRASIAMFEVRAKAFGAMSERFIDELKAGKAHPAQPSMMKYYGTELNKSRYELMMAAGGSDALEWDSERSRGGAIPRSWLRTKANSIEGGTSEIQLNIIAKRILELPA; this is translated from the coding sequence ATGACCGACCTTGACACCTTCCGTACCGAAACCCGCGCGTGGCTCGCGGAGAACTGCCCGCCCGAGATGCGCAAGCCGGTGCGCTCGGAGGACGACGTCTGCTGGGGCGGACGTCAGTTCAAGCCTTCGTCTCCTGCGCAGAAGGAGTGGCTCGACAAGATGGCCGCCAAAGGCTGGACCGTGCCGGACTGGCCCAAGGCGTATGGCGGCGGCGGACTCTCGCCCGCCGAGACTAAGATCCTCCGCGAAGAGATGGCAGCAATAAAGGCGCGCAACCCGCTCAATTCGTTTGGGATCTCGATGCTCGGGCCGGCGCTCTTGAAGTACGGCACCGAGGAGCAGAAGCTCGATCACCTGACTAAGATCGCGCGCGGCGAAATCCGCTGGTGCCAAGGCTATTCCGAGCCGAATGCGGGCTCCGACCTGGCCGGGCTGGCGACGTCTGCCGAGGACAAGAGCGACCATTATCTCGTCAACGGGCAAAAGGTATGGACGTCCTATGCCGACAAGGCCGACTGGATCTTCTGCCTCGTGCGCACCGACAAGACGTCGAAGCAGGGCGGGATCAGCTTCGTGCTGTTCGACATGGCCTCGCCCGGCGTGTCGACCAAGCCGATCTTGCTGATCAGTGGCAATTCACCGTTCTGCGAGACGTTCTTCGACAATGTGAAGGTGCCGAAGGTCAACCGCGTTTATGAAGAGAACAAGGGCTGGGACGTCGCGAAATACCTGCTCGGGCATGAGCGCGAGATGATCTCGGGGATGGGGCTGGCGTCGAGTGGCGGTAATCCGCTGATCGACGGGGCGATCGCGACCGTTGGGCTCGGGCATGACGGGCGGCTGGCCGATCCATTGTTGCGCGCGTCGATTGCGATGTTCGAGGTGCGCGCGAAGGCGTTCGGGGCGATGTCCGAACGCTTCATCGACGAACTAAAGGCGGGGAAGGCGCATCCGGCGCAGCCGAGCATGATGAAATATTACGGCACCGAACTGAACAAGTCGCGGTACGAATTGATGATGGCAGCGGGCGGGTCGGACGCGCTCGAATGGGACAGCGAGCGGTCGCGCGGCGGCGCGATCCCGCGGTCGTGGCTGCGGACCAAGGCAAACTCAATCGAGGGCGGGACCAGCGAGATCCAGCTCAACATCATCGCCAAGCGGATCCTGGAATTGCCGGCGTAA
- a CDS encoding threonine ammonia-lyase, translated as MATDAAVAAPTLPVSIDDVRVAHDRIRDSIVRTPTLISKTLSKMTGATVYLKFENLQFTAAYKERGALNTLLQLSAEARAQGVIAASAGNHAQGLAYHANRLGIPTTIVMPTNTPTVKVMQTEGHGANVVLHGETFDAAYAHARILEGECGFTFVHPFDDPRVIAGQGTVAIEMLEDVPQLDTLVIPIGGGGLISGMSTVARALSEAPGGHPIEVVGVQAELFPSMYNRINGTDMACAGDTLAEGIAVKEPGAITSKIVAELVDEIVLVSERSLEESVSLLLQIEKTVVEGAGAAGLAALLSHPERFAGKTVGIVLCGGNIDTRLLANVLLRDLARSGRLARLRIRLQDKPGALFHVARIFDQERVNIIEIYHQRVFTTLPAKGLITDIECELRDRAHLDRLVGALRAGGYETSTVELA; from the coding sequence ATGGCTACCGACGCTGCCGTAGCGGCACCCACTCTCCCCGTCTCGATCGACGACGTCCGCGTCGCGCACGACCGGATCCGCGACTCGATCGTCCGCACGCCGACGCTGATCAGCAAGACGCTGAGCAAGATGACCGGCGCGACGGTGTATCTGAAGTTCGAGAACCTCCAGTTCACAGCGGCGTACAAGGAGCGCGGCGCGCTCAACACGCTGTTGCAGCTGTCGGCCGAAGCGCGCGCCCAGGGCGTCATCGCGGCGTCTGCGGGCAATCATGCGCAGGGCCTCGCCTATCACGCCAACCGGCTTGGCATCCCGACGACGATCGTGATGCCGACCAACACGCCCACCGTGAAGGTCATGCAGACCGAAGGCCATGGCGCCAACGTCGTGCTGCACGGCGAGACGTTCGACGCGGCTTATGCGCATGCCCGCATCCTGGAGGGCGAGTGTGGCTTTACCTTCGTCCACCCGTTCGACGACCCACGCGTTATCGCGGGCCAAGGCACCGTCGCGATCGAGATGCTAGAAGACGTGCCGCAACTCGATACGCTAGTCATTCCGATCGGCGGTGGCGGGCTGATCTCGGGCATGTCGACGGTCGCGCGGGCTTTGAGCGAAGCGCCAGGTGGTCACCCGATCGAGGTCGTCGGCGTGCAGGCCGAGCTGTTCCCGTCGATGTACAACCGGATCAACGGCACCGACATGGCCTGCGCTGGAGATACGCTAGCCGAGGGCATCGCGGTCAAGGAACCGGGCGCGATCACCTCAAAGATCGTCGCCGAACTGGTCGACGAGATCGTCCTCGTCAGCGAGCGGAGCCTTGAGGAATCGGTCAGCTTGCTGCTCCAGATAGAGAAGACCGTGGTCGAGGGCGCGGGGGCTGCCGGGCTTGCTGCGCTGCTGTCGCACCCCGAGCGGTTTGCCGGGAAGACCGTGGGCATCGTTCTGTGCGGCGGCAATATCGATACGCGGCTGCTCGCCAACGTGCTGTTGCGCGATCTGGCGCGTTCGGGACGCCTCGCGCGATTGCGGATCCGGTTGCAGGACAAGCCGGGTGCGCTATTCCACGTCGCGCGGATCTTCGACCAGGAACGCGTCAACATCATCGAGATCTATCACCAGCGGGTCTTCACGACGTTGCCGGCGAAGGGCCTGATCACCGACATCGAATGCGAACTTCGCGACCGCGCGCATCTCGACCGGCTGGTGGGAGCATTGCGCGCTGGCGGGTATGAGACATCGACCGTTGAGCTGGCATAA